Proteins co-encoded in one Anguilla anguilla isolate fAngAng1 chromosome 16, fAngAng1.pri, whole genome shotgun sequence genomic window:
- the LOC118214902 gene encoding transcription intermediary factor 1-alpha-like, whose product MSSSPAHQLPSTLWRRRRRKRRSGEQAAPVDPPKPPRNPPETPTVGTACSLAIATRERSGMADLDRHVGVASERKTEIGRIGEGVAGVSPPSATCFSSSPTPQVSPLPTCKTEPDSGTEAKERLVSNSPVSNRDTADTQRLLEGSRVPFVRLERLRMPPASGRLLVSQISTERSRHNGPHPDPELPPEGAVSPEPARSCTSQAHRRKITITIPVPVSLPFVSLRRIQQGDLSEGQTAKVGQPPPGAKGTGQHPPSPAHNPSGVTQDPSRNPSMPPTSSEPVPDSDPTPESESKPDVEFKPDLEFKPDLEFKPDLEAELDLKSEPHLEWKPHLNLDLDLDLKHHLESDYRLHSEPQPETDSQPESEQQPESKWFLGSGPDIKREPESQPEADSELDPESTPQPASEPYPESEPEPGLEPDLDPESDRDPGPLAARVGMSRPCTPPEWLQGEGPREEGAVQMENEDFCAVCLNGGDLLCCDRCPKVFHLSCHIPALLSFPEGDWLCTLCRDVLQPELEYDCENTRLSGDHVPKRVSYGLSPCDQRRCEKLTLLVSCNILSAPFHEPVSPLARHYYQIIKRPMDLSAIRSKLNQRHTLHYCTPEDYVADVCLMFRNCATFNYPDSEVAQAGRSLKAFFQSKLREVFPGKTFHLGSDSDSDSDDYVTFYRAGVDGFPWSTRKEHCDRKRKKRRSLH is encoded by the exons ATGTCGTCCTCACCAGCTCACCAGCTTCCCAGCAcgctgtggaggaggaggaggaggaagaggaggtctGGGGAACAGGCTGCCCCCGTGGATCCGCCCAAGCCACCCCGAAATCCCCCCGAGACCCCAACTGTGGGGACCGCCTGCAGCCTAGCAATCGCCACCAGAGAGCGGAGCGGCATGGCAGACCTG GATAGgcatgtgggcgtggccagtgagaggaagacagagattGGCCGGATAGGAGAGGGCGTGGCCGGGGTCTCTCCCCCATCCGCCACATGCTTCAGCAGCTCCCCCACCCCGCAGGTTTCTCCCCTGCCCACCTGCAAGACAGAGCCAG ACTCTGGCACGGAAGCTAAAGAGAGGCTTGTATCAAACTCACCGGTCAGTAACAG AGACACTGCGGACACTCAGAGACTTCTGGAAGGTTCCAGGGTTCCGTTTGTGCGTCTGGAGAGGCTGAGGATGCCGCCGGCGTCCGGCCGGCTGCTGGTGTCCCAGATCTCGACGGAGCGAAGCAGGCACAACGGTCCTCACCCTGACCCTGAGctgccaccagagggcgctgttTCCCCAGAGCCAGCGAGATCCTGCACAAGTCAGGCGCACCGAAGGAAAATAACGATCACGATTCCCGTTCCTGTTTCCCTGCCGTTTGTGTCACTGCGCAGAATACAGCAG gGAGATCTCAGCGAAGGTCAAACTGCAAAGGTGGGTCAACCTCCCCCAGGAGCAAAGGGCACAGGACAGCACCCTCCCAGCCCGGCCCACAATCCTTCAGGAGTCACACAGGATCCCAGCCGAAACCCCTCAATGCCACCGACCTCCTCTGAACCAGTGCCCGATTCAGATCCCACACCAGAATCTGAATCCAAGCCTGATGTAGAATTCAAGCCTGATCTGGAATTCAAGCCTGATCTGGAATTCAAGCCTGATCTGGAAGCTGAGCTTGATTTGAAATCTGAGCCCCATTTGGAATGGAAGCCACACCTGAACCTGGACCTGGACCTGGACCTGAAGCATCACCTGGAGTCAGACTACAGGCTGCATTCGGAGCCACAGCCTGAAACCGATTCACAACCGGAATCAGAGCAGCAACCGGAATCCAAGTGGTTCCTGGGATCGGGGCCAGACATAAAACGCGAACCGGAATCACAGCCAGAGGCGGATTCAGAGCTGGACCCGGAGTCTACACCTCAGCCAGCCTCTGAGCCTTACCCGGAATCAGAGCCCGAACCGGGGCTGGAGCCGGATCTGGACCCGGAGTCGGACCGGGATCCGGGTCCTCTGGCGGCCCGCGTGGGGATGTCCCGCCCCTGCACACCCCCCGAAtggctgcagggggaggggcccagggaggagggggcggtgCAGATGGAGAATGAGGACTTCTGCGCCGTGTGCCTGAACGGGGGTGACCTGCTCTGCTGTGACCGCTGCCCCAAAGTCTTCCACCTGTCCTGCCACATACCTGCTCTGCTCAGCTTCCCTGA GGGTGACTGGCTGTGCACTCTGTGTCGGGACGTCCTGCAGCCAGAGCTGGAGTatgactgtgagaacacacggCTCTCTGGGGACCACGTACCGAAGCGCGTGTCCTACGGGCTGTCCCCCTGCGATCAGAGG AGGTGTGAGAAGCTGACGCTGCTCGTCTCCTGCAACATCCTAAGCGCCCCGTTCCATGAGCCTGTGAGTCCCCTG GCCCGACATTACTACCAGATTATAAAGAGGCCGATGGATCTGTCTGCCATACGGAGCAAGCTGAACCAGAGGCACACTCTGCACTACTGCACACCAGAGGACTACGTGGCCGACGTCTGCCTCATGTTCAGGAACTGCGCAACGTTTAATTAT CCCGACTCTGAAGTGGCACAGGCTGGGCGGAGCCTAAAGGCCTTCTTCCAATCAAAACTCAGGGAGGTGTTTCCCGGCAAGACCTTCCATCTGGGCAGTGACAGCGATTCGGACAGCGACGACTACGTGACCTTCTACAGGGCAGGTGTGGATGGCTTCCCTTGGTCCACCAGGAAGGAACACtgtgacaggaagaggaagaagcgCCGGTCTCTACACTGA